A stretch of Gymnodinialimonas phycosphaerae DNA encodes these proteins:
- the ppsR gene encoding transcriptional regulator PpsR, translating into MNTRGTGFWDTPSASPIGPEHFNEIVTTAADLAIVLDTSGTVHSVVTNPLNPTLGQLDHWKDHDIREFLTVESQPKIDAQLSAYRDGQQTKADAIEVNHSDNSDWEFPIRYTLHKTGDDNIILMLGRDLRPIAELQHRLVKAQLALEKDYESHRDYETRYRVIMEAARDAFVLVDVASGRIVDINGLGAKILGASADALTGSAFTQEFESRRRGEFIEGLVAAAADGASRVVSVTSRRTKTDVVLYPVVFRAAGDRTLLCRIETAGTTETVAVELTQVLSALYRDGADAIVFTDMAGVIRSANDAFLSLCDAGQLTDIRGKSLGEFLSRGSVDLKVMIDSATRNKKMRLYSTRLEGAFGSELSVEMSATHLSTGDTTGFAFIVRDTSRIEVVREPTTATPSAMSDDAMRDVMDLVGSAPLKDIVSATTDVVEKMCIETAVELTDNNRVAAAEMLGLSRQSLYVKLRKYGLLAKNDPTTPN; encoded by the coding sequence ATGAACACGCGCGGAACAGGTTTTTGGGATACGCCCTCGGCCTCCCCGATTGGGCCCGAGCACTTCAACGAGATTGTGACCACGGCTGCGGATCTGGCGATTGTGCTGGATACGTCCGGCACGGTGCATTCAGTGGTAACCAACCCACTCAACCCCACCCTGGGGCAGCTTGACCATTGGAAAGACCACGACATTCGCGAATTTCTGACGGTCGAAAGTCAGCCCAAGATTGATGCGCAGTTGTCGGCTTATCGCGATGGGCAGCAAACAAAGGCAGACGCGATCGAGGTCAATCATTCGGACAATTCCGATTGGGAATTCCCGATCCGCTACACGCTGCACAAGACGGGCGACGACAACATCATCCTGATGCTTGGCCGCGATCTGCGCCCGATTGCGGAATTGCAGCATCGCCTTGTGAAGGCGCAGCTGGCGCTGGAGAAAGACTACGAATCCCACCGAGATTATGAGACGCGTTATCGCGTCATCATGGAGGCCGCCCGCGATGCCTTTGTGCTGGTGGACGTGGCCTCGGGGCGGATCGTCGATATCAACGGGCTTGGCGCAAAGATCCTGGGGGCCAGCGCCGATGCGCTGACCGGCTCGGCGTTCACGCAGGAATTCGAAAGCCGCCGCCGGGGCGAGTTCATCGAAGGTCTTGTGGCCGCTGCCGCCGATGGCGCCTCGCGGGTCGTGTCCGTCACGTCGCGCCGCACGAAAACGGACGTCGTGCTGTATCCGGTGGTGTTCCGCGCCGCCGGAGATCGCACGCTCTTGTGCCGGATCGAGACCGCCGGAACCACAGAAACCGTCGCGGTCGAGCTGACCCAGGTTCTGTCCGCCCTCTACCGCGACGGGGCCGACGCGATTGTGTTCACCGACATGGCCGGTGTCATCCGTTCCGCCAATGATGCGTTTCTCAGCCTTTGTGATGCGGGGCAGTTGACGGATATTCGGGGCAAGTCGCTTGGCGAATTCCTGTCGCGCGGCTCGGTAGACTTGAAGGTCATGATCGATAGCGCCACGCGCAATAAGAAGATGCGCCTTTATTCGACCCGCCTTGAAGGCGCGTTTGGGTCAGAGCTTTCGGTCGAGATGTCGGCAACGCACCTTAGCACCGGCGACACGACGGGGTTCGCCTTTATCGTGCGCGACACCAGCCGCATCGAGGTGGTGCGCGAGCCAACAACTGCCACGCCTTCGGCCATGTCCGATGATGCGATGCGCGATGTGATGGATCTTGTCGGCTCGGCGCCACTGAAGGACATCGTTTCGGCCACAACGGATGTGGTGGAGAAGATGTGCATCGAGACCGCCGTGGAGCTGACAGACAACAACCGTGTCGCCGCCGCCGAGATGCTGGGCCTTTCGCGCCAGTCGCTGTACGTGAAGTTGCGCAAATACGGATTGCTGGCGAAGAACGACCCCACGACACCCAACTAA
- the chlG gene encoding chlorophyll synthase ChlG has protein sequence MSVTTDLTHSEPESRASPLRRLPEPRAVLTLLKPITWFPPMWAYACGVVSAGVSLSGNWVLLVLGVILAGPIVCGMSQAANDWCDRHVDAINEPDRPIPSGRIPGRWGLWIALAMSVFAAMVGLALGPWGFGATLVAIAAAWAYSVEPIRMKRSGWWGPGLVGLSYESLPWFTGAAVLTAGAPSWPVVIVALLYGIGAHGIMTLNDFKALEGDRQMGVNSLPVTLGPERAAKLACIVMVVPQIVVIGLLVYWNVPFYALAIGVSLALQLAAMRVMLRDPKAKAPWYNGTGVMLYVLGMMVTAVAIRGLT, from the coding sequence ATGAGTGTAACGACCGACCTCACACATTCTGAACCTGAGTCTCGGGCAAGCCCCCTGCGCCGGTTGCCGGAGCCGCGTGCCGTCCTGACGCTGCTGAAGCCGATCACCTGGTTTCCGCCGATGTGGGCCTATGCCTGCGGCGTCGTCTCGGCTGGCGTGTCCTTGTCGGGCAATTGGGTCTTGCTGGTTTTGGGTGTGATCCTTGCGGGTCCCATCGTCTGCGGCATGAGCCAGGCGGCCAACGATTGGTGCGACCGCCACGTGGACGCGATCAACGAGCCCGACCGCCCCATTCCCTCGGGCCGCATTCCGGGCCGTTGGGGCCTGTGGATCGCCCTTGCGATGTCGGTCTTCGCCGCGATGGTTGGCCTGGCGCTTGGCCCCTGGGGCTTTGGCGCAACGCTGGTCGCGATTGCAGCGGCCTGGGCCTATTCGGTTGAGCCGATCCGCATGAAACGCTCGGGCTGGTGGGGGCCGGGTCTGGTGGGGCTGTCGTATGAAAGCCTGCCTTGGTTCACCGGTGCCGCCGTCCTCACGGCAGGCGCGCCGTCCTGGCCCGTGGTCATCGTCGCGCTGCTTTATGGCATCGGTGCCCATGGGATCATGACGCTCAATGATTTTAAAGCATTGGAGGGAGATCGCCAGATGGGCGTTAACTCCCTCCCCGTTACGCTCGGTCCTGAACGTGCGGCGAAGCTGGCCTGCATTGTCATGGTTGTACCGCAGATCGTTGTCATTGGCCTTCTAGTCTACTGGAACGTCCCCTTCTACGCTCTGGCCATCGGGGTCAGCCTTGCGCTGCAACTGGCCGCGATGCGCGTGATGCTGCGCGACCCCAAGGCGAAAGCGCCTTGGTATAACGGCACAGGCGTCATGCTGTATGTGCTTGGCATGATGGTCACGGCCGTCGCCATCCGGGGGCTGACATGA
- a CDS encoding BCD family MFS transporter translates to MTPATHLGWGGIVRLCLANMAIGGLAALPVNLFNRLMTVELAWPAILPGLLVALHYGVQMTRPYWGHRSDAKGGRTPFILGGVAVVGAGLIGVAYGIAYVDNSTAALAIWIVSYAAIGLGIGAAGTSFLALLATAASDERKGAAATIAWLALIIGAIAASVGTGIALEPYSPGRLLPVVAAVAIITFLIAALGTWRVEARLGAVPAPSQHALGPALAATWADPAARAFTGFVFLSILAFYLSELVLEPFAGHVHGLPPEDSTKLSGAKDGASLVGMLAAGALSTLRIGSLRAWAVIGCLISAAGLVGLGMGLALIPFTVVLGVGNGLFVVGAIGSMMRLAAADKGAAGTRMGVFGAAQAIAAGLAGLIATGILDIARLALPMEAAYGTVFGLEAILFVAAALVAGRLLHTRASQPTLQPGE, encoded by the coding sequence ATGACCCCCGCAACGCACCTTGGATGGGGCGGCATCGTTCGGCTTTGCCTCGCCAACATGGCCATCGGCGGCCTCGCCGCGCTGCCTGTGAACCTGTTCAACCGCCTCATGACCGTGGAACTTGCCTGGCCCGCTATCCTGCCCGGCCTGCTGGTCGCGCTGCATTATGGGGTGCAGATGACGCGGCCTTACTGGGGCCACCGCTCGGATGCGAAAGGCGGGCGCACGCCGTTCATTCTAGGCGGAGTTGCCGTTGTGGGCGCCGGGCTGATCGGTGTGGCTTACGGGATCGCCTATGTGGACAACAGCACTGCCGCGCTGGCGATCTGGATCGTGTCCTATGCCGCGATCGGCCTTGGGATAGGCGCGGCGGGCACGTCGTTCCTTGCGCTTCTGGCGACCGCCGCATCGGATGAGCGTAAGGGCGCTGCGGCCACCATCGCGTGGTTGGCGCTGATCATCGGGGCCATCGCCGCCTCCGTCGGGACCGGCATCGCGCTGGAGCCCTATTCACCGGGCCGTCTGCTGCCGGTTGTGGCCGCCGTCGCCATCATCACCTTCCTGATCGCGGCCCTCGGCACCTGGCGCGTCGAAGCGCGCCTTGGCGCGGTCCCTGCCCCGTCGCAACACGCCCTTGGCCCCGCGCTTGCCGCGACCTGGGCCGACCCCGCCGCGCGGGCGTTTACCGGCTTCGTGTTCCTCTCCATCCTTGCGTTCTACCTGTCTGAATTGGTGTTGGAGCCCTTCGCGGGCCACGTCCACGGCCTGCCCCCCGAGGATTCCACCAAGCTTTCCGGCGCCAAGGACGGCGCCTCGTTGGTTGGCATGCTTGCCGCTGGTGCGCTGTCGACCCTGCGCATCGGATCGCTGCGCGCCTGGGCCGTGATCGGCTGCCTGATCTCTGCTGCGGGCCTTGTGGGCCTTGGCATGGGGCTTGCCCTGATCCCCTTCACCGTCGTGCTTGGCGTCGGCAACGGATTGTTCGTCGTGGGCGCCATCGGATCGATGATGCGCCTTGCTGCCGCTGACAAAGGCGCTGCCGGCACCCGGATGGGCGTCTTCGGCGCGGCACAGGCCATCGCTGCGGGCCTTGCCGGCCTGATCGCCACCGGCATCCTTGATATCGCCCGCCTCGCCCTGCCGATGGAGGCCGCTTACGGCACCGTCTTCGGGCTTGAGGCGATCCTGTTCGTCGCCGCCGCGCTTGTCGCCGGGCGGCTTCTTCACACGCGGGCTAGCCAACCCACACTGCAACCGGGAGAATGA
- a CDS encoding geranylgeranyl diphosphate reductase — MKYDVVVVGGGPSGATAAEDLARSGHKVALIDRAGRIKPCGGAIPPRLIADFNIPDSQIVAKITTARMISPTQRKVDIPIENGFVGMVDREHFDEFLRVRACEAGAERHTGTYTKITRDRDGTHVHYRDKTTGDAVVLDTKMVIGADGARSNVAKQEIKNGDKVPYVIAYHEIIESPAATETYDPMRCDVIYDGKISPDFYGWVFPHGKSASVGMGSMIKDVDLKEATAALRAASGLTDCKTIRKEGAPIPLKPLDQWDNGRDVVLAGDAAGVVAPSSGEGIYYAMVGGRVAATAAAAKLQSGMIKDLQLARKLFMKEHKSVFKVLGAMQNAYYRSDERRERFVSLCHDIDVQKLTFEAYMNKSLVKARPMAHIKIGIKNVSHLLGLVQPTRV; from the coding sequence ATGAAATATGATGTTGTTGTTGTGGGCGGCGGCCCCTCTGGCGCCACCGCTGCCGAGGATCTGGCGCGATCCGGCCACAAAGTCGCGCTGATCGACCGGGCGGGCCGTATCAAGCCCTGCGGCGGCGCGATCCCGCCGCGCCTGATTGCGGATTTCAACATCCCCGATAGTCAGATCGTCGCCAAGATTACTACAGCGCGGATGATTTCCCCCACCCAGCGCAAGGTGGATATCCCGATCGAGAACGGCTTCGTCGGCATGGTCGACCGCGAGCATTTCGATGAGTTCCTGCGTGTGCGCGCCTGTGAGGCCGGGGCCGAGCGGCATACCGGGACCTACACGAAAATCACCCGCGACCGCGACGGCACCCATGTCCACTACCGCGACAAGACCACTGGGGACGCTGTCGTGCTGGACACCAAGATGGTGATCGGCGCCGATGGCGCGCGGTCCAACGTCGCCAAGCAAGAGATCAAGAACGGCGACAAGGTGCCCTATGTGATCGCCTACCATGAGATCATCGAGAGCCCTGCCGCGACGGAAACCTACGACCCCATGCGCTGCGACGTGATCTATGACGGCAAGATCAGCCCCGATTTCTATGGCTGGGTCTTCCCCCATGGGAAATCTGCCAGTGTCGGCATGGGCAGCATGATCAAGGATGTGGACCTGAAAGAGGCAACCGCCGCCCTGCGCGCGGCCTCTGGTCTGACTGACTGCAAGACGATCCGCAAGGAAGGCGCGCCCATTCCGCTCAAGCCTTTGGATCAGTGGGATAACGGCCGCGATGTGGTGCTGGCCGGTGATGCCGCTGGCGTGGTTGCGCCGTCTTCCGGTGAGGGGATTTACTACGCCATGGTCGGCGGCCGCGTGGCCGCCACGGCGGCGGCGGCGAAGCTGCAATCGGGCATGATCAAGGACCTGCAACTGGCCCGCAAACTGTTCATGAAAGAGCACAAATCGGTCTTCAAGGTCCTGGGCGCGATGCAGAACGCTTATTATCGCAGCGACGAGCGACGCGAGCGGTTTGTCAGCTTGTGCCACGACATCGACGTGCAAAAGTTGACGTTCGAGGCTTATATGAACAAGTCACTGGTCAAGGCGCGCCCGATGGCGCACATCAAGATCGGAATCAAGAACGTCTCGCACCTTCTGGGCCTGGTGCAACCGACACGCGTATAG
- the idi gene encoding isopentenyl-diphosphate Delta-isomerase, giving the protein MIIHIPTWVDGTLQPVEKLEAHQRGLRHKAISVFILRDGDVLLQRRALEKYHTPGLWANTCCTHPQWNEAGIDCAVRRLDEELGITDVPLTYRDTVEYRADVGGGLIEHEVVDIFVGEMPAGVEPVLNPEEVMDTIWRPLEGLAEEVLRAPNTFTPWLQIYLHDHAAAIFESV; this is encoded by the coding sequence ATGATCATTCACATTCCCACCTGGGTCGACGGGACCCTGCAACCTGTGGAGAAGCTGGAGGCGCATCAGCGCGGCCTTCGCCACAAGGCGATCTCTGTGTTCATCCTGCGCGACGGCGATGTGCTGCTGCAACGGCGGGCCTTGGAAAAATATCATACCCCCGGTTTGTGGGCGAACACTTGCTGCACGCATCCTCAATGGAATGAAGCGGGCATCGATTGCGCCGTGCGCAGGCTGGATGAGGAACTGGGGATCACGGACGTGCCCCTGACGTATCGCGATACCGTGGAATACCGCGCCGATGTGGGCGGCGGCCTGATCGAACATGAAGTTGTGGATATCTTTGTGGGCGAAATGCCCGCCGGGGTTGAGCCGGTGCTGAACCCGGAGGAGGTCATGGACACAATCTGGCGGCCTCTTGAGGGGCTGGCGGAAGAGGTTCTGCGCGCGCCCAACACCTTCACGCCATGGCTTCAGATCTACCTTCACGACCACGCCGCAGCGATTTTCGAAAGCGTCTGA
- the dxs gene encoding 1-deoxy-D-xylulose-5-phosphate synthase translates to MDRPHTPILDQVTYPSDLRRMSDADLAQCADELRAEVISAVSETGGHLGSSLGVVELSVAIHAVFNTPYDKLVWDVGHQCYPHKVLTGRRDRIRTLRQKDGLSGFTKRAESEYDPFGAAHSSTSISAALGFAAARDLGEATGDGIAVIGDGSISAGMAYEALNNAGDLGARLFVILNDNEMSIAPPVGAMSTYLSNLSSKSPLATLKEIADGVASHLPEPLRHGADRARELVTGHQPSATLFEHLGFTYIGPIDGHNMDELLTTLRAAKARATGPVLIHAVTVKGKGYSPAELSDDCYHGVAKFDVATGVQAKSAPNAPSYTGVFGKTLLSMAEQDNRIVGVTAAMPGGTGIATLQKAMPKRVFDVGIAEQHAVTFSAGMAAGGLKPFCAIYSSFLQRGYDQIVHDVALQNLPVRFMIDRAGLVGADGPTHAGAFDVSYLCGLPNMTVMACADEAELVHMMATAAAHDSGPIALRYPRGEGTGVEMPESGEVLEIGKGRIIQEGREVALLSFGAHLEEAKDAATALEARGLSVTVADARFAKPLDTALIDRLINDHSVLITVEQGAMLGFGGMVLHHLAASGQLDGRCAVRCLHLPDRFIDQASPADMYADAGLTAQDIAHQALEALGVEVLTARA, encoded by the coding sequence ATGGACCGCCCGCACACCCCCATTCTCGATCAAGTGACCTATCCCTCCGACCTGCGCCGCATGTCCGACGCGGATCTGGCGCAATGCGCCGATGAGCTGCGCGCCGAGGTGATTTCCGCCGTGTCGGAAACCGGCGGCCACCTTGGATCCTCGCTGGGGGTGGTAGAGCTGTCCGTCGCGATCCACGCGGTCTTCAACACGCCCTATGACAAGCTGGTCTGGGATGTCGGCCACCAGTGTTACCCCCACAAGGTCCTGACCGGGCGCCGCGATCGCATCCGGACCCTGCGCCAGAAAGACGGCCTAAGCGGGTTCACCAAACGCGCCGAGTCCGAGTACGATCCCTTCGGCGCGGCGCATTCCTCTACCTCCATCTCGGCCGCCCTCGGCTTTGCCGCCGCCCGTGATCTGGGCGAGGCGACGGGGGATGGCATCGCGGTGATCGGTGACGGCTCCATCAGCGCTGGCATGGCCTATGAGGCGCTCAACAACGCGGGTGATTTAGGCGCGCGGCTTTTTGTGATCCTCAACGATAACGAGATGTCCATCGCGCCCCCGGTCGGTGCCATGTCGACGTATCTGTCGAACCTGTCGTCCAAATCCCCCCTCGCGACCCTCAAGGAGATCGCCGATGGTGTCGCCTCTCACCTGCCCGAACCGCTTCGCCACGGGGCCGATCGTGCGCGGGAACTTGTGACAGGCCACCAACCCTCTGCCACCTTGTTCGAGCATTTGGGCTTCACCTATATCGGCCCGATCGACGGCCATAACATGGACGAGCTGCTGACCACCCTGCGCGCGGCCAAGGCCCGCGCGACGGGTCCCGTTCTGATCCACGCCGTGACCGTGAAGGGGAAGGGCTACAGCCCGGCGGAACTGTCGGATGATTGCTATCACGGCGTCGCCAAGTTTGACGTCGCAACCGGCGTCCAAGCCAAGTCCGCCCCCAACGCGCCAAGCTATACGGGTGTGTTTGGAAAGACCCTACTTAGCATGGCAGAGCAGGATAACCGCATCGTCGGCGTCACCGCTGCGATGCCCGGCGGCACCGGCATTGCGACGCTGCAAAAGGCCATGCCCAAGCGCGTCTTCGACGTCGGCATCGCCGAACAGCACGCCGTGACGTTCAGCGCCGGGATGGCGGCGGGGGGTCTGAAACCGTTCTGCGCGATCTACTCCAGCTTCCTGCAACGGGGCTATGATCAGATCGTCCACGATGTCGCCCTGCAAAATCTGCCCGTCCGCTTCATGATCGATCGCGCGGGCCTTGTGGGGGCTGATGGCCCGACCCACGCGGGCGCGTTTGACGTCAGCTATCTTTGCGGGCTGCCGAACATGACCGTCATGGCCTGCGCTGATGAGGCCGAGCTTGTGCACATGATGGCCACCGCCGCCGCCCATGACAGCGGCCCAATCGCCCTGCGCTATCCGCGCGGCGAAGGCACGGGCGTGGAGATGCCTGAAAGCGGGGAGGTGCTGGAGATCGGCAAAGGCCGGATCATTCAAGAGGGGCGCGAAGTGGCCCTTCTGTCCTTCGGCGCGCATCTGGAAGAAGCGAAAGACGCCGCGACCGCGTTGGAGGCCCGCGGCCTTTCTGTCACCGTGGCCGACGCTCGCTTTGCCAAACCGCTGGATACCGCGCTGATTGATCGGTTGATAAACGATCACTCCGTCCTGATTACGGTAGAACAAGGCGCGATGCTTGGCTTCGGGGGCATGGTTCTGCACCACCTGGCGGCTTCGGGCCAGTTGGATGGCCGCTGCGCCGTGCGGTGCCTTCATCTGCCGGATCGGTTCATCGACCAGGCAAGCCCCGCCGACATGTACGCCGATGCGGGCCTGACCGCCCAGGACATCGCGCATCAGGCGCTGGAGGCCCTGGGCGTTGAGGTTCTGACTGCGCGGGCCTAA
- the pufC gene encoding photosynthetic reaction center cytochrome PufC — MFPKWFDKWNNDNPTNIFGPAIAVGAVGGAVFVAAMIVGFGQPYATASQQTGPRGTGMHVPEFERSLAAGDPTVADFYTDEPWVPEEGEELAGDIYENVQVLGDLTDLNFNRLMNAMTQWVAPEEGCAYCHAGADEGDYASDDLYTKVVARSMLVMTRTINVEWDAHVNANYEVGVTCYTCHRGQPVPNNVWFRISPVNANAEGWSANQNRATMASNFTSLPSDYLEHYLIENDEGFYNQIAVHDLASRVQQQPGDPLIQQTERTYAFMNYISNSLGVNCVFCHNSRAFYDGGQNTPQWGTASLGILMVQEMIANHLQPLQDVYPENRLGPVYGDAPLAACRTCHQGYQQPMQGLNVIANWPELNVLEGPPDYSAWEAAAE; from the coding sequence ATGTTTCCCAAGTGGTTTGACAAGTGGAATAACGACAACCCCACCAACATCTTCGGCCCGGCGATTGCCGTCGGTGCCGTGGGCGGGGCGGTCTTTGTTGCCGCGATGATCGTGGGCTTCGGCCAACCCTATGCAACGGCCTCGCAGCAGACGGGCCCGCGCGGCACCGGCATGCATGTGCCCGAGTTCGAGCGTAGCCTTGCAGCGGGCGATCCCACGGTCGCGGATTTCTACACCGATGAGCCGTGGGTCCCGGAAGAGGGCGAAGAGCTTGCCGGTGACATCTACGAGAACGTCCAGGTTCTGGGCGATCTGACCGACCTCAACTTCAACCGCCTGATGAACGCGATGACCCAATGGGTCGCGCCGGAAGAAGGGTGTGCCTATTGCCATGCGGGCGCGGATGAGGGTGATTATGCCTCTGACGATCTTTATACCAAGGTCGTCGCGCGCTCGATGTTGGTGATGACGCGGACGATCAACGTGGAATGGGATGCGCATGTGAATGCCAACTACGAAGTTGGTGTCACCTGCTACACCTGCCACCGAGGCCAGCCGGTGCCGAACAACGTGTGGTTCCGCATCAGCCCGGTGAACGCGAATGCCGAGGGGTGGAGCGCGAACCAGAACCGCGCGACAATGGCGTCCAACTTCACCTCCCTGCCCTCGGATTATCTGGAGCACTACCTGATCGAGAATGACGAAGGGTTCTACAACCAGATCGCCGTTCACGACCTTGCTTCCCGTGTGCAGCAACAGCCCGGCGATCCGCTGATCCAGCAGACCGAGCGGACCTATGCGTTCATGAACTACATCTCGAACTCGCTGGGGGTGAACTGTGTGTTCTGCCACAACTCTCGTGCGTTCTACGATGGCGGGCAGAACACGCCGCAATGGGGCACGGCTTCCCTCGGTATCCTGATGGTGCAGGAGATGATCGCCAACCACCTGCAACCCTTGCAGGACGTGTATCCCGAAAACCGGCTTGGCCCGGTCTATGGCGACGCGCCCCTGGCGGCCTGCCGCACCTGTCACCAGGGCTATCAGCAGCCAATGCAGGGCCTGAACGTGATCGCCAATTGGCCCGAGCTGAACGTGCTGGAGGGTCCGCCGGACTACTCTGCATGGGAAGCAGCAGCCGAATAA
- the pufM gene encoding photosynthetic reaction center subunit M: MAYFEYQNIFTQVQVQGEPEMGMDDQGTLMKERTGARFSTLIGWLGNAQLGPIYLGYAGLISLATGAAWFMIVGFNMLSHVDWSIPEFIRQLFWLSLEPPGPEWGLRMPPLNDGGWYIISSFFLLISVMFWWLRTYMLAVEHQMGKHIAWAFLAAIWLFLVLGLFRPILMGSWSEAVPYGIFPHLDWTTAFSIRYGNLYYNPFHCLSIVFLYGSVLLFAMHGATILAVSRYGGDRELEQIIDRGTASERAGLFWRWTMGFNATMEGIHRWAWWFAVLTPITGGIGILLTGTVVDNWFIWAQEHNFAPDYLGAYGYEAYGTYEDFGGVTRGEE, translated from the coding sequence ATGGCCTACTTCGAATATCAAAACATCTTCACGCAGGTCCAGGTCCAAGGTGAGCCCGAGATGGGCATGGACGATCAAGGCACCTTGATGAAGGAACGGACAGGGGCACGTTTCTCGACCCTGATCGGCTGGTTAGGTAACGCACAACTTGGCCCAATCTACCTTGGCTATGCCGGACTGATCAGCCTTGCCACCGGCGCGGCGTGGTTCATGATCGTGGGCTTCAACATGCTGTCCCACGTCGACTGGTCGATCCCCGAGTTCATCCGTCAGCTGTTCTGGCTGTCGTTGGAGCCGCCCGGCCCGGAATGGGGCCTGCGGATGCCGCCGCTGAATGATGGCGGCTGGTACATCATCTCCAGCTTCTTCCTGCTGATCTCGGTGATGTTCTGGTGGCTGCGGACCTACATGCTGGCCGTGGAACACCAGATGGGCAAACACATCGCTTGGGCGTTCCTTGCCGCGATCTGGTTGTTCCTTGTGCTTGGCCTGTTCCGCCCGATCCTGATGGGCTCGTGGAGTGAAGCCGTTCCCTACGGCATCTTCCCGCACCTGGATTGGACCACGGCGTTCTCCATCCGCTACGGAAACCTCTACTACAACCCGTTCCACTGCCTGAGCATCGTGTTCCTCTATGGCTCTGTGCTGCTGTTCGCGATGCACGGCGCGACGATCCTGGCCGTGTCCCGTTACGGCGGCGACCGAGAGTTGGAGCAGATCATCGACCGCGGCACGGCTTCCGAGCGCGCGGGCCTGTTCTGGCGCTGGACCATGGGCTTCAACGCCACGATGGAAGGCATTCACAGGTGGGCCTGGTGGTTCGCCGTGCTCACGCCCATCACCGGAGGTATCGGTATCCTTCTGACCGGCACGGTCGTGGATAACTGGTTCATCTGGGCCCAGGAACACAACTTCGCCCCCGACTATCTGGGCGCCTATGGCTACGAGGCCTACGGCACCTACGAGGACTTCGGCGGCGTAACCCGAGGGGAGGAGTGA
- the pufL gene encoding photosynthetic reaction center subunit L, translating into MALLSFEKKYRVRGGTLVGGDLFDFWVGPFYVGFFGVTTAFFALLGTILIFWGAAMEGNFNPWTINIAPPDLSYGLGFAPLLEGGLWQIITFCATGAFISWALREVEICRKLGMGYHVPFAFSFAILAYVTLVIIRPLLMGAWGHGFPYGIFSHLDWVSNVGYSYLHFHYNPAHMIAVSLFFATTFALALHGGLILSAANPEKGTLMKTPDHEDSFFRDFIGYSIGTLGIHRVGMLLAIAAVFWSAVCIVISGPVWTSGWPEWWNWWLDLPIWPDQGVAYDTTGMATYGTEAGYADVTGGTE; encoded by the coding sequence ATGGCTTTGCTAAGCTTCGAGAAAAAGTATCGCGTCCGTGGGGGGACGTTGGTCGGCGGTGATCTGTTCGACTTCTGGGTTGGCCCGTTCTACGTGGGCTTTTTCGGGGTCACGACTGCATTTTTCGCCTTGTTAGGGACGATCCTCATTTTCTGGGGCGCGGCCATGGAAGGCAACTTCAACCCCTGGACGATCAACATCGCCCCGCCGGACCTGTCCTACGGTCTTGGCTTTGCGCCGCTCCTGGAGGGCGGCCTTTGGCAAATCATCACATTCTGTGCGACTGGCGCGTTCATCTCGTGGGCGCTGCGCGAGGTCGAGATCTGCCGCAAGTTGGGCATGGGCTATCACGTGCCTTTCGCCTTCAGCTTCGCGATCCTTGCCTATGTCACACTGGTCATCATCCGCCCGCTTCTGATGGGCGCATGGGGCCATGGCTTCCCCTACGGGATCTTCAGCCACCTCGATTGGGTGTCGAACGTCGGGTATTCGTACCTGCACTTCCACTACAATCCGGCGCACATGATCGCCGTGTCGCTGTTCTTCGCCACGACCTTCGCCTTGGCGCTGCACGGCGGCCTGATCCTGTCGGCGGCGAACCCTGAAAAGGGCACGCTGATGAAGACACCGGATCACGAAGACAGCTTCTTTCGCGATTTCATCGGCTATTCCATCGGCACGTTGGGCATCCACCGCGTCGGCATGTTGCTGGCCATCGCCGCCGTGTTCTGGAGCGCGGTCTGCATCGTGATCTCTGGCCCCGTCTGGACCTCGGGTTGGCCCGAGTGGTGGAACTGGTGGCTCGACCTGCCGATCTGGCCGGATCAAGGCGTGGCGTATGACACCACGGGAATGGCCACGTACGGGACCGAGGCAGGCTATGCCGACGTCACGGGAGGGACTGAATAA
- the pufA gene encoding light-harvesting antenna LH1, alpha subunit, whose amino-acid sequence MAKFYKVWLIFDPRRVFVAQGVFLFLLAAMIHLVVLSSGMNWFESAAMNMGFGGE is encoded by the coding sequence ATGGCTAAGTTCTACAAAGTCTGGCTTATTTTTGACCCCCGCCGCGTGTTCGTGGCGCAGGGTGTCTTCCTCTTCTTGCTGGCAGCGATGATCCACCTGGTGGTTTTGTCGTCCGGCATGAACTGGTTCGAGTCCGCCGCAATGAACATGGGGTTTGGTGGCGAGTAA